Within Sorangiineae bacterium MSr11367, the genomic segment CATGGCAATGGTGGCGATGCGCGCCTTGTTCGGCGCCCGCCAGAGGGCTCCGTAGCCGATGCCGGCACCGGCGGGGATCTCGCGCACGTCCACGATTTCCGAGCGAACGCGCATGACGGGCCGTAACTCCTCGGAAACGGGGTCGCCGCCGCCGTCCTTGGACAAGAGCACGGGCGGAACGCCGAACAGCGCGATGCCGGGGCGCACGGCGTCGAAGCGCGCATCGACGAGGTCGACGTCGCCGCGGAGGACGGCCGCACTGTTGGCCGCGTGGCGCACGCCGGGAACGATGCCGCGGGTGCGAAGAAGCGCGGTGGCCTCGTCGAAGAGGCGCACTTGCTCCCGCGTCTCCTCGGCCGAAAGCGCGTCGGCCTGCGCCAGGTGGGTCATGAGCCCGCGCACGCGCAGCTCGCGGGCGTAGTGGCGTAGGCTATCGGCGAAGGTCCCGAGTTCGTCCATCGTCACGCCAAGGCGGGCCATGCCGGTGTCGATCTTCACGTGCACGTCGATGGGCCCTTCGACGTCGCCCGAGCGGACGAGGCGGGCAAACGCTTCGAGCTGCGCGCCGTCATACACGACCGGCGTGAGACCGCGCGCCAGCACTTCACCGTGCGCGGAGCCGTAGTAGCCGCCCATGACCAGGATGGGCGCGTTGATGCCGGCCTCGCGAAGCTCGATGCCCTCTTCGAGAAGCGCTACGCAGAAGCCATCTGCGCCGGCCCGTTCCAACGTGCGGGCCACGGCGGGCGCACCATGGCCATAGCCGTCGGCCTTGAGGACGGCCCAGATTTTCGCGCCGCGTGCGTGCCGAGCC encodes:
- the alr gene encoding alanine racemase, with amino-acid sequence MRPRRAAPADAVRPTRAEINLAALRHNLHVVARHARGAKIWAVLKADGYGHGAPAVARTLERAGADGFCVALLEEGIELREAGINAPILVMGGYYGSAHGEVLARGLTPVVYDGAQLEAFARLVRSGDVEGPIDVHVKIDTGMARLGVTMDELGTFADSLRHYARELRVRGLMTHLAQADALSAEETREQVRLFDEATALLRTRGIVPGVRHAANSAAVLRGDVDLVDARFDAVRPGIALFGVPPVLLSKDGGGDPVSEELRPVMRVRSEIVDVREIPAGAGIGYGALWRAPNKARIATIAMGYADGLSRQLSNKGHVLVRGKRAPIVGAVSMDMVMIDVTAHEGVSIRDEVVVLGAQEGPLGKDAISAQEIAGHAGTIAWEILTSISRRVPRFYREP